In one Corynebacterium bovis DSM 20582 = CIP 54.80 genomic region, the following are encoded:
- a CDS encoding M18 family aminopeptidase, with the protein MTPSTAFATDFIDFIEASPSSYHAAAEVAHRLDGAGYVRREETEPWDASPGGHYVVRGGAVVAWWVPAEASPETSGFRIVGSHTDSPGFVLKPRGDLTSHGWNQAGVEVYGGPVLASWLDRELALAGRIVLADGTEQLVDTGPVLRIPHLAVHLDRSVNTSLTLDRQRHMQPVFAVGDPTVEILDVIADAATGVAPEDIVGDDLITVDTQRGRVFGARSDFIAAGRMDNLTSVFASLDALAAVGDDATDIAVLAAFDHEEVGSSTAEGACGPLLETVLHRTATALGADTDGVHAMLARSTCVSADAAHSVHPNHPEKHDPVNAPVMNAGPVLKVNASRRYATDGRTTALWRQACREAGVPCQVFAGNNDVPCGSTIGPLTATRLGVPTVDVGVPLLSMHSAREMAGVDDLCWFRDALAAYWS; encoded by the coding sequence ATGACGCCTTCGACCGCCTTCGCCACGGACTTCATCGACTTCATCGAGGCCTCGCCGAGCAGCTACCACGCCGCGGCGGAGGTCGCCCACCGCCTCGACGGCGCGGGGTACGTCCGCCGGGAGGAGACGGAGCCGTGGGACGCCTCGCCGGGCGGGCACTACGTCGTCCGGGGCGGGGCCGTCGTCGCCTGGTGGGTGCCCGCGGAGGCCTCCCCGGAGACCTCCGGGTTCCGCATCGTCGGCTCGCACACGGACTCGCCGGGGTTCGTGCTCAAGCCGCGGGGGGACCTGACCTCCCACGGGTGGAACCAGGCCGGCGTGGAGGTCTACGGAGGCCCCGTCCTCGCCTCGTGGCTCGACCGGGAGCTCGCCCTCGCGGGGCGGATCGTCCTCGCGGACGGCACGGAGCAGCTCGTCGACACCGGCCCCGTCCTGCGCATCCCGCACCTGGCCGTGCACCTCGACCGGTCCGTCAACACCTCCCTGACCCTGGACCGGCAGCGGCACATGCAGCCGGTTTTCGCCGTCGGCGACCCGACGGTGGAGATCCTCGACGTCATCGCGGACGCCGCCACCGGCGTGGCCCCGGAGGACATCGTGGGGGACGACCTCATCACGGTGGACACGCAGCGCGGCCGGGTCTTCGGCGCGCGCAGCGACTTCATCGCCGCGGGCCGGATGGACAACCTCACCAGCGTCTTCGCCTCGCTCGACGCGCTCGCCGCGGTGGGGGACGACGCCACGGACATCGCGGTCCTCGCCGCCTTCGACCACGAGGAGGTCGGCAGCTCCACCGCCGAGGGGGCGTGCGGTCCGCTGCTGGAGACGGTCCTGCACCGCACGGCGACCGCCCTCGGCGCGGACACGGACGGGGTCCACGCGATGCTCGCGAGGTCGACGTGCGTCTCCGCGGACGCCGCGCACTCCGTGCACCCGAACCACCCGGAGAAGCACGACCCCGTCAACGCCCCGGTCATGAACGCCGGGCCGGTGCTCAAGGTCAACGCGTCGCGCCGCTACGCCACCGACGGGCGGACGACCGCGCTGTGGCGGCAGGCGTGCCGGGAGGCCGGGGTGCCGTGCCAGGTGTTCGCCGGGAACAACGACGTCCCCTGCGGGTCGACGATCGGCCCGCTGACGGCGACGCGCCTCGGCGTCCCGACCGTCGACGTCGGCGTGCCGCTGCTGTCCATGCACTCCGCCCGGGAGATGGCGGGGGTCGACGACCTCTGCTGGTTCCGCGACGCCCTCGCGGCCTACTGGTCCTGA